In a genomic window of Helianthus annuus cultivar XRQ/B chromosome 10, HanXRQr2.0-SUNRISE, whole genome shotgun sequence:
- the LOC110884235 gene encoding mitotic checkpoint serine/threonine-protein kinase BUB1 — MAANTIVSTGDGDDPLLPHLWSIKAALDKFDSSKNEEHLYHLVSHCIQTFKHHSDYRKDIRFLKIWLIYMDFSPDHRAVFTEIEQLQICLDKALLYESYALVLEAKGMMGEAHLVYQSGILRNAEPIGRLKKAHECFLERMHTIVGACSLPKMDGENENGYVNPWSISIIKNLLQKMNAQLAKYQGYHASSKSYSGKVTLSSLHKSVRNKVIEIGGNKYQIKGCAGKGGFAQVYKACINGNADEVVALKVQKPPFPWEFYMYRQLDKRIHENERKCFGYAHRLHLYSDYSILVSDFLAHGTLLDAINTNVCTGVSMDEVLCIHYTIEMLSMLENLHGNGIIHGDFKPDNLLMRYASGDLSEDGFETRSGPWHEQGLCLVDWGRGIDLQLFPKDVKFNGDCRTSGFRCVQMQENKPWKYQVDTYGLCVIVHLMLHNTYMEIDKTPSLGGYSYQPKSPFKRYQKVDLWKKLFTDLLNNDNDEEHLKILGNLRKSFEDYMCSNAHLIKQLKQSLTKQRISMCSS, encoded by the exons ATGGCAGCGAACACTATCGTCTCCACCGGGGATGGGGATGACCCTCTCCTACCACATCTCTG GTCGATTAAAGCAGCCCTAGACAAGTTTGATTCATCCAAAAATGAGGAACATCTATACCACCTTGTATCTCACTGTATCCAAACCTTCAAGCACCATTCAGATTATCGAAAAGATATCCGATTTCTCAAGATCTGGCTTATATAT ATGGATTTTAGTCCAGACCACAGGGCTGTCTTCACAGAAATCGAACAACTCCAAATTTGCTTGGATAAAGCTTTGCTATACGAGTCCTATGCATTGGTCTTGGAAGCGAAGGGGATGATGGGCGAGGCTCATTTAGTGTATCAATCAGGCATTTTAAG GAATGCTGAACCAATAGGGAGGTTGAAGAAGGCACATGAATGTTTTCTTGAGAGAATGCACACAATAGTAGGCGCCTGTTCACTTCCAAAG aTGGATGGAGAGAATGAGAATGGATATGTGAATCCGTGGTCCATCTCAATTATAAAAAATCTGTTGCAAAAGATGAATGCTCAATTAGCAAAATACCAA GGATACCATGCAAGTAGTAAATCTTATTCTGGGAAGGTGACATTATCATCTTTGCACAAGTCAGTTCGGAATAAAGTTATTGAGATAG GTGGAAATAAGTATCAGATCAAGGGTTGTGCTGGTAAGGGTGGGTTTGCACAAGTATACAAGGCGTGTATCAATGGTAATGCAGACGAAGTCGTTGCTTTGAAG GTACAAAAGCCTCCGTTCCCGTGGGAGTTCTACATGTATCGCCAACTCGATAAGAGAATACACGAAAATGAA AGAAAATGCTTCGGATATGCTCATAGATTGCACCTCTATTCAGACTACAGCATTCTTGTTTCAGATTTTTTAGCACACGGGACGCTCCTG GATGCCATAAACACCAACGTGTGTACGGGTGTCTCCATGGATGAAGTTTTGTGTATACATTACACAATTGAGATGCTGTCAATGCTTGAAAATTTGCATGGTAATGGCATTATTCATGGTGATTTTAAGCCTGATAATCTGTTGATGCGCTATGCTAG TGGCGATCTAAGCGAAGATGGATTTGAGACCCGCAGTGGTCCTTGGCATGAACAGGGACTCTGTCTTGTTGATTGGGGTAGAGGAATAGACCTGCAACTATTTCCCaaggatgtaaagttcaatggaGATTGTCGAACATCGGGCTTCCGCTGTGTACAAATGCAAGAGAATAAACCATGGAAATACCAG gTTGACACTTATGGGCTTTGTGTTATTGTTCATTTGATGCTTCATAATACGTATATGGAGATTGACAAGACACCATCTCTCGGTGGCTATTCATATCAACCCAAATCACCTTTCAAACG ATACCAAAAAGTGGATCTTTGGAAAAAGCTTTTCACGGATTTGCTTAACAATGATAACGACGAGGAACATTTGAAGATATTGGGAAACTTAAGGAAGTCATTTGAGGACTACATGTGCTCCAACGCTCACTTGATAAAACAGCTAAAGCAGTCACTCACAAAGCAAAGAATATCAATGTGCTCTTCCTAA